Proteins found in one Lachancea thermotolerans CBS 6340 chromosome C complete sequence genomic segment:
- the MRX18 gene encoding 17-beta-hydroxysteroid dehydrogenase-like protein (weakly similar to uniprot|P38081 YBR056w Saccharomyces cerevisiae Hypothetical ORF) encodes MFDKLKQKVQKLKISDDKEHVPNIGSSNSLSKRDIYRNRYNYGVNFGSLFVLESYIFHDLFEEGGDNEHDAVAAMVKKHSAEEVSKKLQNHYDSYVSDEEWSWLKNEAGVTAIRLPVGYWHVDNGKFITSSMKFHDLQKVYEAAKPWDYVRKIIQQADKHDIGVLVDLHGLPGGANGDAHSGESNGGSAKFFSNHDYVKTIVDDLIPFVVKDVCTPNENVIGLQVVNEAAFSESASHEKKFYAKAIKAVQSLDESLPVVISDGWWPGQWADWLNENKLVNNVVIDSHIYRCFSDEDKKKNARQLTDELPKSIDYPHDKADYMVGEFSCVIDEESWKRTKEPRDECVAAYGKKQVEVLRKKASWGWFFWTFKFQEGDGGEWGFQTMVNRGCIPKRPRVDPSIDDTKVKALADEHSKYWKENGGGKLETWRFEEGLKTAANDVLAFNNFDHSRVGRTNFFKNLRRSQHIDAKGDSKNVWEWEQGYEKGLSEFNKV; translated from the coding sequence ATGTTTGACAAATTGAAGCAGAAggtccaaaagctgaagatCTCAGATGACAAAGAGCATGTTCCCAATATCGGAAGCTCTAACTCACTCTCGAAGAGAGATATTTACCGCAACCGTTACAATTACGGTGTAAACTTCGGGTCGCTTTTTGTCCTGGAAAGCTATATCTTCCACGACCTATTCGAAGAGGGCGGCGACAATGAGCACGATGCTGTTGCTGCAATGGTCAAGAAGCACTCTGCCGAAGAGGTTTCCAAGAAGCTACAGAACCACTATGACAGTTACGTATCAGATGAGGAATGGAGCTGGCTGAAGAATGAGGCCGGCGTCACTGCGATCCGGCTGCCAGTCGGGTACTGGCACGTTGATAACGGAAAATTCATCACGTCTAGCATGAAGTTTCACGATCTGCAAAAGGTTTACGAGGCGGCAAAGCCATGGGACTACGTGCGCAAAATTATCCAGCAGGCGGACAAGCACGATATCGGTGTTTTAGTCGACCTTCATGGGCTGCCAGGCGGCGCGAATGGCGACGCCCACAGCGGAGAAAGCAACGGAGGATCTGCCAAATTTTTTAGCAACCACGACTACGTGAAAACAATAGTCGACGACTTGATCCCCTTCGTGGTGAAGGACGTGTGCACGCCCAACGAGAACGTTATCGGCCTTCAAGTCGTTAACGAGGCGGCATTCAGTGAGTCCGCTTCCCacgagaagaagttctATGCCAAGGCTATCAAGGCTGTTCAGAGTCTCGACGAATCTCTGCCGGTTGTCATTTCAGATGGTTGGTGGCCCGGCCAATGGGCTGACTGGCTGAACGAAAACAAGCTAGTGAACAACGTTGTTATCGACTCCCACATCTACAGATGCTTCTCTGAtgaagacaaaaagaaAAACGCACGCCAGCTCACGGATGAGCTTCCCAAGTCAATCGACTACCCACACGACAAGGCTGATTACATGGTCGGCGAATTCTCGTGTGTGATCGATGAGGAGTCTTGGAAACGCACCAAGGAACCACGCGACGAGTGCGTTGCGGCCTACGGCAAGAAACAGGTGGAGGTGCTCCGCAAGAAGGCGAGCTGGGGTTGGTTCTTCTGGACCTTTAAGTTCCAGGAGGGCGATGGCGGCGAATGGGGATTCCAGACAATGGTCAACAGAGGATGTATTCCTAAGAGGCCCCGCGTAGACCCATCCATCGACGACACGAAGGTGAAAGCACTTGCAGACGAGCATTCTAAATATTGGAAGGAAAACGGTGGTGGAAAACTCGAAACTTGgcgctttgaagaaggactGAAGACGGCGGCCAATGACGTCTTggctttcaacaatttcgACCATTCCAGAGTTGGTAGAACtaactttttcaagaacttgagaagaagccaacaCATTGACGCGAAGGGGGACAGCAAAAACGTTTGGGAATGGGAGCAAGGCTACGAGAAAGGTCTTTCAGAATTCAACAAGGTATAA
- the PRP6 gene encoding U4/U6-U5 snRNP complex subunit PRP6 (similar to uniprot|P19735 Saccharomyces cerevisiae YBR055C PRP6 Splicing factor component of the U4/U6-U5 snRNP complex) produces MERPAFLSQKPPPGYVAGIGRGAIGFTTRSDIGSGKTPGRVADDREQGVNPGGPEDTEDAETKARINRNQRFEDTNGLSLVSHGLEPDDKDADRIYDEVEARLARKRVHKKLDVEKASSGNSQGGFLAASQQFVDLKRSLATVSEEQWDNLPEAGDITRRNKRQRLEMQNERKSYAAPDTLVSGNIDLTKLTQEREKLLGRQLDESISSSATGINDPKDAVEKYLEELDNSTHLANLDEQAQDLRKTRAILASYRKADPKKPQGWIASARLEEKANKFRLAKNLIEEGCNECPYDANIWLENIRLNSSDLRYCKILVANALRFNEESLELWLKAIDLEREPLNKVRVLRKAIQSLPTSEKLWKLAVQYENDKQEAIKILQKATELLPHSIPLITALVNLQEHTVARQTLNTARRNNPTTFHMWMLALQLEERHSEASVDKLIKLALKGATELSKNGITIKFEKWLQEAAKIELDFPGVYQNTVQAVVETSVQLFYHSEPLSDLLEAIENIASQCFNTKRSAYCCLLEKDPLDMSLWTKVIKHCQAQSKLDEVYRLFEKLLFSDSNEVLRKNSVLALMYSKLLWKSETSIEKALEVLDKSLKVDPLNVEFWLAKAKLLVNARKFEAAENLYKDGVIKLSQQPGLERVFYRYVSFLRFQNRNEEALKLLETDFLQRAHGCEKLYLQWGQIYVHLGDLPQAQKCFAAGVKELPTSANLWIALAHTDKDQVGSAKARSDYDIALLKVPREKSEILLVSRIHLEKGLGNLDQARLLVTQALRDFPASSLLWVEHLRLLNKKSLRKTAYQDALKSTNSGPRVLVEIGCHLFGESSYEKALKWFQKAASASPLYGDAWIWICRCYKKLERDPSSIFSEVEDIEPRYGPEWVKRSKDVNNLTLSPAQVLSQCTSHDQKS; encoded by the coding sequence ATGGAGAGGCCGGCGTTCCTGAGTCAGAAACCGCCTCCTGGCTATGTTGCTGGTATTGGAAGAGGTGCTATTGGTTTTACAACACGCTCCGATATAGGGTCAGGGAAGACGCCCGGCAGAGTAGCAGATGACAGAGAACAAGGCGTAAATCCGGGTGGCCCAGAGGATACAGAAGAtgcagaaacaaaagccaGAATCAATCGGAACCAGCGCTTTGAAGATACCAATGGTCTCTCTTTGGTCTCGCACGGATTGGAACCGGACGATAAAGATGCAGATAGAATATACGATGAGGTTGAGGCCCGCCTCGCAAGAAAACGCGTGCACAAGAAGTTAGACGTCGAAAAGGCCTCGTCTGGTAACTCGCAAGGAGGATTTTTGGCGGCGTCCCAGCAGTTCGTTGACCTGAAGCGGTCTCTAGCCACTGTGAGCGAAGAGCAATGGGACAACTTACCGGAGGCGGGAGATATCACACGGCGCAACAAGCGCCAGCGGCTCGAGATGCAAAATGAACGCAAGTCTTACGCTGCTCCTGATACACTTGTCTCTGGTAATATAGACCTCACAAAACTGACGCAGGAGCGTGAAAAATTGCTGGGCCGTCAGCTGGATGAAAGTATAAGTTCATCGGCTACTGGTATAAATGACCCTAAGGATGCAGTTGAAAAGTACCTAGAAGAGCTGGACAATTCGACGCACTTGGCGAACTTGGATGAACAAGCCCAGGACCTACGAAAAACGCGCGCTATCCTAGCCTCATACCGCAAAGCTGACCCCAAAAAACCGCAAGGCTGGATAGCGTCCGCGAGACTCGAAGAGAAGGCCAATAAGTTTCGTTTAGCCAAAAACCTTATAGAAGAGGGATGTAACGAATGCCCTTATGATGCGAATATCTGGCTTGAGAACATACGGCTTAATTCTTCTGACCTGCGTTACTGCAAGATACTGGTTGCCAATGCCCTCCGATTCAATGAAGAAAgtcttgaactttggcTAAAAGCCATTGATCTTGAGAGAGAACCTCTGAACAAGGTGCGTGTTTTGCGCAAAGCTATACAAAGTTTACCCACATCGGAAAAACTGTGGAAGCTTGCAGTGCAGTATGAAAACGACAAACAAGAAGCGATTAAGATATTGCAAAAAGCCACAGAGCTGTTGCCACACAGCATACCACTTATTACCGCCTTAGTTAATTTGCAAGAGCATACAGTGGCCAGACAGACCCTAAATACTGCTAGACGCAACAACCCTACTACATTCCACATGTGGATGTTGGCTCTGCAGTTAGAAGAAAGACACAGTGAGGCTAGTGTTGATAAATTGATCAAACTTGCCTTGAAAGGCGCCACAGAGCTATCAAAGAATGGGATAACCatcaagtttgaaaaatggcttcaagaagcagcgaAAATTGAGCTTGACTTTCCAGGGGTTTACCAGAACACTGTGCAAGCTGTTGTAGAAACATCCGTGCAACTGTTTTACCATTCTGAACCCCTTAGTGATTTATTAGAGGCTATTGAAAATATTGCTTCACAGTGTTTTAACACCAAACGTTCAGCATATTGTTGcttgcttgagaaagatcCTCTGGACATGAGCCTATGGACAAAGGTTATCAAGCACTGCCAAGCCCAATCCAAGCTTGACGAGGTGTATCGTCTCTTCGAGAAATTGCTATTTTCAGATTCTAACGAAGTATTACGCAAGAACTCGGTTTTGGCATTGATGTATTCCAAACTTTTATGGAAATCGGAGACaagcattgaaaaagctctcgaagTTCTTGATAAAAGTCTCAAAGTGGACCCTCTGAATGTTGAATTCTGGCTCGCCAAAGCCAAACTCTTGGTGAATGCCAGGAAATTTGAAGCAGCGGAAAACCTTTACAAAGACGGTGTTATTAAGCTGTCACAGCAACCTGGCTTGGAGAGAGTTTTTTACCGTTACGTCAGCTTCTTGCGGTTCCAAAACCGCAATGAAGAGGCGCTGAAATTACTGGAAACAGACTTTTTGCAACGCGCCCACGGATGTGAAAAGCTGTATTTGCAATGGGGTCAAATATATGTGCATCTTGGAGATCTGCCTCAAGCCCAAAAGTGTTTTGCGGCCGGTGTAAAAGAATTACCTACCAGTGCAAACTTGTGGATCGCGCTCGCACATACTGACAAAGATCAAGTTGGTTCGGCCAAGGCGCGCTCGGATTATGATATCGCATTGTTGAAAGTCCCTCGCGAGAAATCGGAAATACTTCTTGTTTCACGAATCCATCTCGAAAAAGGCCTTGGAAATTTGGATCAGGCGCGCTTGTTGGTAACGCAGGCGCTAAGAGATTTCCCAGCAAGCTCGCTCCTGTGGGTCGAGCATTTAAGACTTCTCAATAAAAaatctttgagaaaaacCGCTTATCAAGATGCACTTAAAAGCACCAATTCAGGCCCTAGAGTCTTGGTGGAGATCGGTTGCCATCTTTTTGGCGAATCGAGCTACGAGAAAGCTCTCAAATGgttccaaaaagcagcgTCTGCCAGTCCTCTTTATGGAGACGCCTGGATATGGATTTGTCGCTGTtacaaaaaacttgaaagagacCCTTCATCTATTTTTTCGGAAGTTGAAGACATAGAGCCACGGTATGGTCCTGAGTGGGTCAAAAGATCTAAGGATGTCAACAATTTGACCTTGTCCCCAGCTCAAGTACTGTCCCAGTGTACGTCACATGATCAGAAATCATGA